The Usitatibacter rugosus genome segment CCTCGTGGTCCCGGCTCACCAGAAAACCACCGCCGCGCTGGTAGAACCCGGAGATCCCCGCGACGTCCTCGGGTACCAGGCCATTGCCGGAGTCGACGGCGAACAGCCACAGCTGGTCGAAGTCCGAGGTATCTAGCGTGCTGAGCACGGGATCGATGGCGGCCCCGGATCGGTCGCGCGCCGTCACCGCATAGAGGGGTGCACCGCCTTCATCGACTTGGGACTCGAGCAGCACACGCAGCAGCGAGAAGCGCCCGATGTGCCAGTCGTCCTCGGTGGCGGGAATGGTGGTCTGCAGCAGGATCCGGATCGCCTTGCCCATGGCTAGTCCATGAAGACGCAGTCCGTCGAGAGGCCGGCCGGCAGGTCGCACTCTCGCGGGCTGCTGATCCATTCGCCTTCGACGGCGGGCACGGTCCATTGCGGAACCACGACCGGCGTGGAGGCGATCCTCGGATCGGCCATCAGCGAGCTCGAAGCGTAGCTCAGCAGCGCGAGCACGACGGCGATAAACAGCGCGATGCGGGCGGTTCGCGGAAGCCCGCGATTGAAGCGGCGAAAGAAGATGGTCCTTTGCATGGTGGCCTCCGTTGTGTGTCTCCTTCAAGACGACACCGGCGCCGCGTATGTGACTCGAGCGCGCCGCGGCAAACGGCCGGTGCCATCTGTCACAGCGCTCCCGCATGGCCGTCTAGCTGGCATGAAAACGTTCAACGACAAGGTCGTGATCGTGACGGGGGGCGGCGCAGGCATCGGCCGCGCGGCCGCCCTCCAGTTCGCGGCACAAGGGGCGCGCGTCATCGTCACGGGCCGCCGCATCGAGCCCCTGAAGGCGCTCGCCGTAGAGCATCGCAACATCTTCTTCACGGTCGCGGACGCCTCGAGCGAGGAAGACGCGATCAAGACGGTGCAAGGCGCGATCTACCGGTACGGGCGGCTCGACGTGGTCGTGAACAACGCTGGAGCCGGAGCGATCGCGCCGCTCACGACCATGAACGAGCGCCAGGTCGCCGCGGTCTTCGCGGTCAACGTGTTCGGCCCTTCGTTGCTCGCGTCAGCCGCTGTCCCGCATCTCACGGCCACGCAGGGAAGCATCGTCAATGTGTCGAGCACCTTCGGCCACAAGGCGGCCGCGATGCTCTCGCATTACTCCGCGAGCAAGGCGGCACTCGAGCACATGACCCGATGCTGGGCCCTGGAGCTCGCCCCCTCCGGGATCCGCGTCAACGCGGTCGCCGCCGGCCCGACCGAGACGGACTTCCTCGCCGAGCGCATGGGGCTCGATGCGGAGCGGATCGAGGCCGTCAAGGCCGACGAACGCAGCCGCATCCCCCTGGGCCGGCGCGGCACGCCCGACGACGTCGCCCGATGGATCGTTTCACTCGCCTCACCGGCTGCAGCCTGGATCACAGGCCAGGTTCTCGCCGTGGATGGCGGCTTGAGCATCACCTGACTTACCCACTACCTCACCAGGAGAATTCCATGAAGCCGATTCAAACCGTGTTCGCAACGCTCGTGCTGGCCTCGATCGCGCTCGTCCAGTTTCCGGTTCACGCCGACGACGAGCAGCCCAATGTCTTCGTCGTCATGTGCGAGAAGAGTCCCGATGGGAAGATCACCCGCGCCCAGGTGATGGCCATGGCGGGCAAGGCCTTCGACAAGGCGGACACCCGCAAGGAAGGCAAGATCGACAAGAAGCAGGCCGAGGTGTTCTTCAAGAGCTTCACGCGCGAGAGCGGCGGCTGAGCGCGGCTCCCCAGGACCCGAAAGGCCGGCCTGACCCGCCGGCCTTTTTGTTTTCTCCCGGGCTGGCCCCCGCTCCCCCCGTAGAATTCGGGTATGTCGAGCTATCTCGAGAGCCTCGCGAGCTTCGCCCCGCAATTGATCCTGCGGCGGGCGAACCACGATCCGAAGGGCATCACCTCCGCAACCGTGGTGCGGCTGCCGGCCGGGGTGCTGTTCGCCGATATCTCCGGGTTCACTGCGCTCACCGAACGCCTCGCCGCGCGCGGGCCCGCCGGCGCGGAGGACCTCACGGTCCTCCTGAACCTCTACTTCGGGCAGATGATCGATCTCATCGCCGGACATGGAGGCGACGTG includes the following:
- a CDS encoding SDR family NAD(P)-dependent oxidoreductase, which codes for MKTFNDKVVIVTGGGAGIGRAAALQFAAQGARVIVTGRRIEPLKALAVEHRNIFFTVADASSEEDAIKTVQGAIYRYGRLDVVVNNAGAGAIAPLTTMNERQVAAVFAVNVFGPSLLASAAVPHLTATQGSIVNVSSTFGHKAAAMLSHYSASKAALEHMTRCWALELAPSGIRVNAVAAGPTETDFLAERMGLDAERIEAVKADERSRIPLGRRGTPDDVARWIVSLASPAAAWITGQVLAVDGGLSIT